A single window of Desulfovibrio psychrotolerans DNA harbors:
- a CDS encoding transporter substrate-binding domain-containing protein — MKFLKILVLALLVAAFAAPASAADIELAKKSTINEILKRGELRVGFDAGYPPFEMTDKNGNFIGFDIDLGKELAKAMGVKYVPVNTDFDGMIPSLLADKFDIIISGMTLTQERNLKVGFTDPYIIMGQTVLVNAKHKGTVASYKDLNDPKFIVVSRMGTTGEEATKRFLPKATYKSFEKEVDCVVEVLNGRADAFVYDLPVNEVFQRQQGQDKTYLLAEPFTFEPMAIGVKQGDPDFMNFLNNFLRQLKNDGRYERMYDKWLRSDAWQEQVQ, encoded by the coding sequence ATGAAATTCCTTAAGATTCTTGTTCTTGCTCTGCTCGTGGCCGCTTTTGCCGCTCCGGCTTCTGCGGCAGATATTGAATTGGCCAAGAAGTCCACGATCAATGAAATTCTGAAGCGCGGCGAACTGCGTGTGGGATTTGATGCGGGATATCCGCCCTTTGAAATGACCGACAAGAACGGCAACTTCATCGGCTTTGACATTGATCTCGGCAAGGAACTGGCAAAGGCCATGGGCGTGAAGTATGTTCCCGTGAACACGGACTTTGACGGCATGATTCCCTCCCTGCTGGCAGACAAGTTTGACATCATCATCTCCGGTATGACGCTGACCCAGGAACGCAACCTGAAGGTGGGCTTTACCGACCCCTATATCATCATGGGACAGACCGTGCTGGTTAATGCCAAGCACAAGGGCACCGTTGCCAGCTATAAGGATCTGAACGATCCCAAGTTCATTGTGGTTTCCCGCATGGGCACCACCGGTGAGGAAGCCACCAAGCGTTTCCTGCCCAAGGCCACCTACAAGTCCTTTGAAAAGGAAGTGGACTGCGTTGTCGAAGTTCTTAACGGACGCGCAGATGCCTTTGTGTACGACCTGCCTGTGAACGAAGTGTTCCAGCGTCAGCAGGGTCAGGACAAGACCTACCTGCTGGCAGAGCCCTTCACCTTTGAGCCCATGGCCATAGGCGTGAAGCAGGGCGACCCTGATTTCATGAATTTCCTGAATAACTTCCTGCGTCAGCTGAAGAATGACGGCCGTTACGAGCGTATGTACGACAAGTGGCTGCGTTCCGATGCATGGCAGGAGCAGGTGCAGTAG
- a CDS encoding amino acid ABC transporter permease, producing the protein MSRYVGLDRPKGPGYFLFWKAVFVAMLLGFISFVYYASSAVEYVWRWERVPQYFWLKEDVDVRAEAEGELVAVRKEAGAVVLVIASAGHEYVRSLPGDSELRVAQGDYVYMGDSIAEYHHSKPGVLLEGMWITLKVSMLAIVFGIVLGVATGLCRISVNPALRWTAIVYIELIRGSPLLVQIFLWYFVAGTLINGILQSVGLGAMPPLWYGVMALAIFTGAYVAEIVRAGIQSVHRGQMEAARSLGLGYGQAMRRIILPQAFRRILPPLAGQFISLVKDSSLLGVIAVRELTKSTREVVSSSLQPFELWILCAVLYLVLTFTLSLLIQQLERRALR; encoded by the coding sequence ATGAGTCGGTATGTTGGTCTTGATCGCCCCAAGGGGCCGGGGTATTTCCTGTTCTGGAAAGCCGTTTTTGTTGCCATGTTGCTGGGATTTATCAGCTTTGTATATTACGCCTCCAGTGCTGTTGAGTACGTATGGAGGTGGGAACGTGTTCCGCAGTACTTTTGGCTGAAGGAAGACGTGGATGTGCGCGCCGAGGCGGAGGGTGAGCTGGTTGCCGTGCGGAAAGAAGCCGGGGCGGTGGTGCTTGTCATTGCTTCCGCAGGCCATGAGTACGTGCGCAGCCTTCCCGGTGATTCGGAATTACGGGTTGCACAGGGCGACTATGTGTACATGGGCGATTCCATTGCCGAGTATCATCACTCCAAACCCGGTGTGCTGCTTGAGGGCATGTGGATTACCCTGAAAGTGAGCATGCTGGCCATAGTGTTCGGTATTGTGCTGGGCGTGGCAACCGGGCTGTGCCGTATATCCGTGAATCCGGCCCTGCGCTGGACAGCCATTGTCTATATTGAGCTTATTCGCGGCTCGCCTCTGCTGGTGCAGATTTTTCTCTGGTATTTTGTGGCGGGCACGCTGATTAACGGAATTTTGCAGAGCGTGGGATTGGGTGCCATGCCACCCCTGTGGTACGGTGTGATGGCCCTTGCCATATTCACCGGGGCCTATGTGGCCGAAATTGTCCGCGCGGGTATTCAGTCCGTACACCGGGGGCAGATGGAAGCCGCCCGTTCTCTGGGGCTGGGGTACGGGCAGGCCATGCGCAGGATCATTTTGCCGCAGGCCTTCCGCCGCATACTGCCGCCGCTTGCGGGGCAGTTTATCAGCCTTGTAAAGGATTCCTCGCTGCTTGGGGTTATTGCCGTGCGCGAGTTGACCAAGAGTACCCGCGAGGTGGTGAGTTCTTCATTGCAGCCGTTTGAGCTGTGGATTCTGTGCGCTGTTTTGTATCTCGTGCTGACGTTTACGCTGTCGCTCCTGATCCAGCAGCTTGAGAGGAGAGCGTTGCGATGA
- a CDS encoding amino acid ABC transporter ATP-binding protein, whose protein sequence is MIRAINVNKFFYTPDELHALKDVSLHVAAGEVVVVIGPSGSGKSTFLRCLNRLEYADSGEIFVEDQNILDPACDINKVRAEVGMVFQSFNLFPHMSVLENVVMAQMTVRKRSRKDAEAKGMELLRKVGIAEKHGVYPDQLSGGQQQRVAIARSLAMDPKVMLFDEPTSALDPEMVGEVLDVMRNLAREGMTMVVVTHEMGFAREVADRVVFMDVGQILETGTPEHFFTAPGHERTKLFLSQIL, encoded by the coding sequence ATGATTCGTGCCATCAATGTGAACAAGTTTTTTTACACCCCCGATGAACTGCATGCCCTGAAGGACGTGTCACTGCATGTGGCAGCCGGTGAGGTGGTTGTGGTTATCGGGCCTTCCGGTTCCGGCAAGTCAACTTTTCTGCGCTGCCTGAACCGGCTGGAATACGCTGACTCCGGCGAGATATTCGTGGAGGATCAGAATATTCTGGATCCGGCATGTGACATCAATAAGGTGCGCGCCGAAGTGGGCATGGTGTTTCAGTCGTTCAACCTTTTCCCGCACATGTCGGTGCTGGAAAATGTGGTTATGGCTCAGATGACCGTGCGCAAGCGCAGCCGCAAGGATGCGGAGGCGAAGGGCATGGAACTGCTGCGCAAGGTGGGCATTGCCGAAAAGCACGGCGTGTACCCGGACCAGCTTTCCGGCGGGCAGCAGCAGCGCGTGGCCATTGCCAGATCGCTGGCTATGGACCCCAAGGTGATGCTGTTTGATGAGCCGACCTCTGCCCTTGACCCGGAAATGGTGGGCGAGGTGCTGGACGTGATGCGTAATCTGGCCCGGGAAGGCATGACCATGGTGGTAGTGACACATGAGATGGGCTTTGCCCGCGAGGTGGCGGACCGGGTGGTCTTTATGGACGTAGGGCAGATTCTGGAAACGGGAACGCCTGAGCATTTCTTCACGGCACCGGGCCATGAGCGGACCAAGCTCTTTCTCAGCCAGATTCTGTAG
- a CDS encoding universal stress protein has protein sequence MLPMFKKVLYATDLSPAAGHAFGFALSTAEKFGAQLTVLHVLPELPQEYGLLSGFDIVPDIDKDTWDRFKKNSIENAYKHLETQMAEACAAFGMKPLPKERLIIRNGKAAEVIVSEGRHADLVVMGTQGHGRIGGLVMGSVAQHVLSKSVTPVMVVRLEG, from the coding sequence ATGTTGCCGATGTTCAAGAAGGTTTTGTACGCGACCGACCTTTCCCCCGCTGCCGGACACGCTTTTGGCTTTGCTCTCAGCACTGCCGAAAAGTTTGGTGCCCAGCTTACCGTGCTGCACGTATTGCCTGAACTGCCGCAGGAATACGGACTGCTCTCCGGCTTTGATATTGTGCCGGACATTGACAAGGACACCTGGGACCGCTTCAAGAAGAACAGCATTGAGAACGCGTACAAGCATTTGGAGACGCAGATGGCAGAAGCCTGCGCCGCCTTTGGCATGAAGCCCCTGCCCAAGGAACGGCTCATCATCCGCAACGGCAAGGCTGCTGAGGTGATTGTTTCTGAAGGCAGGCACGCTGACCTTGTGGTTATGGGCACGCAGGGACATGGCAGGATAGGCGGGCTGGTGATGGGCAGTGTGGCCCAGCATGTGCTGTCCAAGAGCGTGACCCCGGTGATGGTGGTGCGTCTGGAAGGATAG
- a CDS encoding NAD(P)/FAD-dependent oxidoreductase, giving the protein MQPVLVDIKVDPDNIHKPQAIRKAALKMAGMTDSPHLRVDVVRRSIDARSRRPHFVLQVSITHAAQETAGQTAKQLPPSPAASASANDSSAPTAPCPQTGSTDNRKGITETAAQQATPPASRLAAAHSLPEAALHSAFRPVRPGPHRVVIVGSGPAGYFAALTLLEHGIRPIVLERGKDVNARRKDLKKLYTEGLVNPHSNYCFGEGGAGTYSDGKLYTRATKRGNVGRMLDLFIAHGASPDIRVDAHPHLGSNMLPRIVRRMRESIQEAGGEVHFDAHVTDLLQDGGRVTGVRLTGGETIPAHAVILATGHSARDIFHMLVRRNIPVEAKPFALGVRIEHPQALIDEIFYHHSPRHPNLPPASYRITAQVEDRGVFSFCMCPGGFVVPASTAPGELVLNGMSLAARNAPFANAGLVVEVRLEDIAEYAMHGPLAALEYQAGVERAMFAAGDGITQQAPAQRVGDFVRGRVSATLPGTSYIPGVYTAPLHELLPQGIASRLRKALPLLGKKHKGYDSEEAKVLAVESRTSSPVRIPRSPETLEHPAAPGLFPCGEGAGYAGGIISAAMDGERVASAVAATLHRS; this is encoded by the coding sequence ATGCAGCCCGTTCTCGTGGACATAAAAGTAGACCCGGACAACATCCACAAACCGCAGGCCATACGTAAGGCGGCCCTTAAGATGGCCGGCATGACGGATTCCCCCCATCTGCGTGTGGATGTGGTGCGCCGGTCCATAGACGCCCGCTCCCGCCGTCCGCATTTCGTGCTGCAGGTATCCATCACACACGCTGCGCAGGAAACTGCAGGGCAAACGGCAAAGCAGCTTCCGCCCTCTCCTGCGGCATCCGCCTCCGCCAACGATTCCTCCGCGCCAACCGCTCCCTGTCCGCAAACAGGCTCCACGGACAACCGGAAAGGCATCACGGAAACCGCCGCGCAACAGGCAACACCACCGGCAAGCCGCCTCGCCGCTGCGCACAGCCTGCCGGAAGCTGCCCTGCATTCCGCATTCCGCCCCGTCCGCCCCGGACCGCACCGTGTCGTCATCGTGGGTTCCGGACCTGCTGGCTATTTCGCCGCGCTTACGCTGCTGGAACACGGCATCCGTCCCATCGTCCTTGAACGCGGCAAGGATGTGAATGCCCGCCGCAAGGACCTGAAAAAGCTTTACACCGAGGGACTCGTCAACCCCCATTCCAACTACTGTTTCGGCGAGGGCGGTGCGGGCACGTATTCCGACGGCAAGCTCTACACCCGCGCCACAAAGCGGGGCAATGTCGGCCGCATGCTGGACCTGTTCATCGCCCACGGAGCATCGCCGGACATCCGCGTGGATGCGCACCCCCACCTTGGTTCCAACATGCTGCCCAGAATAGTACGGCGCATGCGCGAATCCATTCAGGAGGCGGGTGGCGAAGTGCATTTCGACGCCCATGTCACCGACCTGCTGCAGGACGGCGGCAGGGTTACGGGCGTACGACTCACCGGGGGCGAAACCATTCCCGCCCACGCCGTCATTCTGGCAACGGGCCATTCGGCGCGCGACATCTTTCATATGCTTGTGCGCCGGAACATTCCTGTGGAAGCCAAACCCTTTGCCCTCGGGGTACGTATTGAGCACCCGCAGGCACTCATAGACGAAATTTTTTACCACCATTCGCCACGGCATCCCAACCTGCCCCCCGCCAGCTACCGGATAACCGCGCAGGTGGAAGACCGCGGAGTCTTTTCCTTCTGCATGTGTCCCGGCGGCTTCGTCGTCCCCGCCTCCACGGCACCGGGCGAACTGGTGCTGAACGGCATGAGCCTTGCCGCGCGCAACGCTCCGTTTGCCAATGCCGGTCTGGTGGTGGAAGTACGGCTCGAAGATATCGCCGAATACGCAATGCACGGCCCGCTGGCGGCGCTGGAGTATCAGGCTGGGGTAGAAAGAGCCATGTTCGCTGCGGGCGACGGCATAACCCAGCAGGCACCGGCACAGCGTGTGGGCGATTTTGTGCGGGGACGAGTATCCGCAACACTGCCGGGCACATCCTATATTCCCGGCGTTTACACCGCGCCTCTGCACGAACTGCTGCCGCAGGGAATAGCCTCGCGCCTGCGCAAGGCTCTGCCGCTGCTGGGAAAAAAGCACAAAGGATACGATTCGGAAGAAGCCAAGGTACTTGCCGTAGAATCCCGCACCAGCTCGCCCGTGCGCATTCCCCGCTCCCCGGAAACACTGGAACACCCTGCCGCGCCGGGGCTCTTTCCCTGCGGAGAAGGCGCAGGATACGCGGGGGGCATCATCTCCGCAGCCATGGACGGCGAACGCGTGGCTTCAGCCGTTGCCGCCACGCTGCACCGTTCCTGA
- a CDS encoding ThiF family adenylyltransferase, whose amino-acid sequence MDSDQYRTRAAEYGFHNRFAYAAEAFSRSIGFLNAAELERLSRARVAVPGLGGVGSAHVVTLARLGIGAFSLADMDVYNPVNMNRQHGARIDTWGQSKLDTVAGDVLAINPFAELSLFPQGLTEENLDTFLHGADVVIDGLDFFVFDMRRRLFNRARELNIPVITAGPLGFSSALLVFTPKGMRFDDYFDVHDHLPMEQKYLRFALGLAPAALHAGYLDGSAVDFRMRKGPSLIVGCQMSAALAATEAARLILNRKGLKAAPYYLQMDPYLKKLRKGRLHTGNRWPLQRLKALLFEKLVLAKSGRTGCTPQSPPSTPLSTYLADDMPLLRYLLGAGIQAPSGDNVQPWHFTVRENSILLRADMQADTSFFNTHQLATVIAAGAAAENMSIAASACGLRCEVQTTPDARTGHMATLSFAPAPDAREDMLADSIWRRHTNRKPFSTRQVPDGIWQYLEQCAQPLGDIRLEWVNTPRDLQRLSRAIFHADRIRTERRDLHEHFMNMVRFTQEEAETSRDGLPLPNLEAGAPGNLFLKATRSWKSVHVANSLGIGRIVPLVSAMGIRRSGGAALLSVPSTSIDDFFMGGRALERIWLAVTHLNMRLQPMTAVTLFRLRTMLGESDMFSQAHRALQERASDVLSALFPLAAGRAPVMLFRVGFGPAIRHGTYRREAESFLSRAE is encoded by the coding sequence ATGGATAGCGACCAGTACCGAACAAGGGCCGCAGAATACGGATTCCACAACCGCTTTGCCTACGCGGCAGAGGCTTTTTCACGCAGTATCGGCTTTCTGAACGCAGCCGAACTTGAACGGCTGAGCAGAGCGCGCGTTGCCGTGCCCGGACTCGGCGGCGTGGGCAGTGCGCACGTGGTCACACTGGCGCGTCTGGGCATAGGCGCTTTTTCCCTTGCCGACATGGATGTGTACAATCCCGTGAACATGAACCGGCAGCACGGCGCGCGGATCGATACATGGGGGCAGAGCAAACTGGACACCGTGGCGGGAGATGTGCTGGCTATCAACCCCTTCGCGGAGCTTTCCCTGTTCCCGCAGGGACTCACCGAAGAGAATCTGGACACATTTCTCCATGGTGCAGACGTGGTTATTGACGGTCTGGACTTCTTTGTCTTCGACATGCGCCGCAGGCTCTTCAACCGGGCAAGAGAGCTGAACATACCGGTCATAACCGCCGGTCCCCTCGGGTTCAGCTCAGCCCTGCTCGTCTTCACCCCAAAAGGCATGCGCTTTGACGACTACTTTGATGTGCACGACCATCTGCCCATGGAGCAGAAATACCTGCGGTTCGCCCTGGGCCTTGCCCCTGCGGCACTGCACGCCGGATATCTGGACGGTTCTGCGGTAGATTTCCGCATGCGCAAGGGGCCTTCGCTTATCGTGGGGTGCCAGATGAGTGCCGCCCTTGCCGCCACAGAAGCCGCACGGCTCATTCTGAACAGAAAAGGACTGAAGGCGGCCCCCTACTACCTGCAGATGGACCCCTACCTGAAAAAACTGAGGAAGGGGCGGCTGCACACGGGCAATCGCTGGCCGCTTCAGCGGCTCAAGGCACTGCTCTTTGAAAAGCTTGTTCTTGCCAAATCCGGCAGAACCGGCTGTACGCCGCAATCGCCTCCCTCCACCCCGCTTTCGACATACCTTGCCGACGATATGCCCCTCCTGCGTTATCTGCTGGGGGCGGGCATACAGGCACCCTCCGGCGACAACGTGCAACCGTGGCACTTCACCGTACGGGAAAACAGCATCCTCCTGCGCGCAGACATGCAGGCAGACACCTCATTCTTCAACACGCACCAGCTTGCCACAGTCATCGCCGCCGGAGCGGCTGCGGAAAACATGTCCATCGCCGCCAGTGCCTGCGGTCTTCGCTGCGAGGTGCAGACAACCCCTGACGCCCGCACGGGGCACATGGCCACCCTCTCCTTTGCTCCGGCCCCCGATGCCCGCGAAGATATGCTTGCGGATTCCATCTGGCGCAGGCACACCAACCGCAAACCCTTTTCCACACGGCAGGTGCCGGACGGCATCTGGCAGTATCTGGAACAATGCGCACAGCCTCTCGGCGACATCCGGCTGGAGTGGGTCAACACCCCGCGTGATCTGCAACGCCTTTCACGCGCCATCTTCCATGCGGACAGAATCCGTACGGAACGGCGCGACCTGCACGAACATTTCATGAACATGGTCCGCTTCACACAGGAAGAGGCAGAAACGAGCCGCGATGGCCTGCCCCTGCCCAATCTGGAAGCAGGTGCCCCCGGCAACCTGTTCCTCAAGGCCACCCGAAGCTGGAAATCCGTGCATGTGGCCAATTCACTGGGCATAGGCCGCATCGTCCCCCTTGTCTCGGCCATGGGCATACGCCGTTCGGGCGGGGCGGCCCTGCTGAGCGTTCCTTCCACGAGCATAGACGATTTCTTCATGGGCGGCAGGGCGCTGGAGAGGATATGGCTTGCCGTCACGCACCTGAACATGCGTCTTCAACCCATGACAGCGGTCACTCTCTTCCGGCTGCGCACCATGCTCGGCGAATCGGACATGTTCTCGCAGGCGCATCGGGCCCTGCAGGAAAGAGCCTCAGACGTGCTCTCCGCGCTCTTTCCTCTTGCGGCAGGACGCGCCCCGGTCATGCTCTTCCGTGTCGGATTCGGTCCCGCCATACGGCACGGAACCTACCGCCGGGAAGCTGAAAGCTTCCTCAGTCGGGCGGAATAG
- a CDS encoding N-acyl amino acid synthase FeeM domain-containing protein, producing MGADIERRRTIRIRRSSLANNKLADMDRPSIKIAEDLNDYAEAFRIVYEAYREVGYILEPHPSQMQYSIFSMLPTTCVFVFKQYLKPISTLTQVLDSELFGLPMDNLYKKEVDELRRQGRKVAEIGALATSKESRWNNLLMFLGKAYFQYAKLIGVNDILITVNPKHVEFYKAIFLFEPFAEERHYSYVGAPAVALRINYDLFWERLENTFHEHDFETDLYTFFSRIHSTGIDESMQFSVERNNPLPQNDAAFFFRQRPEILQSLTPEQVAYIKKYYPEAFFYAH from the coding sequence ATGGGCGCAGACATCGAACGCCGAAGAACCATACGTATTCGCAGATCGTCGCTGGCGAACAACAAGCTTGCGGATATGGACAGGCCGAGCATAAAGATTGCGGAAGATCTAAACGATTATGCAGAAGCCTTCAGAATAGTCTACGAGGCGTACCGGGAGGTCGGCTACATACTGGAGCCGCACCCCTCGCAGATGCAGTACAGCATCTTCAGCATGCTGCCCACCACCTGCGTCTTTGTTTTCAAGCAGTATCTCAAACCCATTTCCACCCTCACACAGGTTCTGGACAGCGAACTTTTTGGGCTGCCCATGGACAACCTGTACAAAAAAGAAGTGGATGAACTGCGCAGGCAGGGCAGAAAGGTTGCAGAGATAGGCGCATTGGCCACCAGCAAAGAGAGCCGGTGGAACAACCTGCTCATGTTTCTGGGCAAAGCCTACTTCCAATACGCCAAGCTCATCGGCGTGAACGACATCCTCATCACCGTCAATCCCAAGCATGTGGAATTCTACAAGGCCATCTTCCTGTTCGAACCCTTTGCGGAAGAGCGGCACTACTCCTATGTGGGCGCTCCCGCCGTGGCCTTGCGCATAAATTACGACCTGTTCTGGGAACGGCTGGAGAACACATTCCACGAGCACGATTTTGAAACCGACCTGTATACCTTCTTCAGCCGCATCCATTCCACAGGCATTGACGAGAGCATGCAGTTCAGCGTGGAACGCAATAACCCCCTCCCGCAAAATGATGCCGCCTTTTTCTTCAGACAGCGCCCGGAAATCCTCCAGTCCCTCACACCTGAGCAGGTTGCCTACATCAAAAAATACTATCCAGAAGCTTTTTTTTACGCGCATTGA
- a CDS encoding PilZ domain-containing protein produces MSDLKQLCVTLSEDEFRSLQFYAHSKGHSSESFAQHIIKERLHTYLLSEAKHSDDRRTAPRVQVSIPAVSLVNFPDNTSRSYPVTIRDISKDGMRISFPEIDSAIYQQLRKATDFEIVFTVPKTATTIAFSCNVCRVISSDSVQFAGRFDPESAGGVRMLDNLFN; encoded by the coding sequence ATGAGTGATTTAAAACAGTTATGCGTCACTCTTTCTGAGGATGAGTTTCGCTCTCTTCAATTCTACGCGCACTCAAAAGGCCATTCTTCAGAATCCTTCGCCCAGCACATTATCAAGGAACGCCTGCACACGTATCTGCTCTCTGAGGCTAAACATAGTGATGACAGGAGAACAGCCCCACGGGTGCAAGTGTCAATTCCTGCCGTTTCACTTGTAAACTTTCCCGACAACACATCACGAAGCTATCCTGTCACCATCCGCGACATATCCAAAGACGGCATGCGCATATCCTTCCCGGAGATAGACAGTGCCATTTATCAGCAACTCCGAAAGGCCACGGACTTCGAAATAGTCTTCACCGTTCCCAAAACAGCTACAACCATTGCCTTCTCATGCAACGTCTGCCGGGTAATTTCTTCAGACAGCGTGCAGTTTGCCGGAAGATTCGACCCCGAAAGTGCTGGCGGAGTAAGAATGCTCGATAACCTGTTCAACTAA
- a CDS encoding diguanylate cyclase domain-containing protein: MKPLPEVALEDGFQKVTSALRQSGTFSIPVRTGEGHLAGLSVRSLLDALDDRLSAVPAEVCSHVVRVRSSDLVDSFFSPEAFKADQVYVIEGEEGTLGFITAVELMSWVLRGITGLARDVADAARHVVLGASQTVYQAHKSLFESQRQTILVVDDAMRPVGMFNDKDISVLIEKGCDVWNTLLGEVAGPVVQIGGGVPLEQVCVRFMTSALECMVVTGEDGRAEGLLWRDAVMPELFGRVGAGVSDFPPCGSAEEGQKALQADFLERLLSCSFKSGIVGTDEYLNIIYFNSAARSLLGCTEKLSLGSQVWVITEACNISRDELTNALNGVRDGGEQTINSWRMEGGVKHFLQCRVNRVPSAKHLAGYVISIQDVTSQRNAEAAILKLAYYDRLTQLPNRLLFEERLQQEVRRCRRSRSKFAIMMVDLDGFKKVNDGLGHLLGDELLRQVGARLGENVRDSDTVARFGGDEFVFLLPEVEDYAAALRIATKVQQVVSAPYDLSGTEVTVFGSVGIAVYPDDSADTEALLQLADERMFINKRTGELVMVPLPG; the protein is encoded by the coding sequence ATGAAGCCATTGCCTGAGGTTGCACTGGAAGATGGATTTCAGAAGGTTACCTCTGCTTTGCGGCAGAGCGGAACGTTTTCTATCCCTGTGCGGACAGGGGAAGGGCATCTTGCAGGGCTGTCTGTCCGGAGCCTGCTGGATGCGCTGGATGACAGGCTTTCTGCCGTGCCTGCAGAGGTGTGCTCGCACGTGGTGCGGGTGCGTTCATCGGACCTTGTGGATTCTTTCTTTTCCCCGGAAGCATTCAAGGCCGATCAGGTATATGTCATAGAGGGAGAAGAAGGGACGCTGGGCTTTATTACCGCCGTTGAGCTTATGTCGTGGGTGCTGCGGGGTATTACCGGGCTGGCGAGGGATGTGGCGGATGCCGCGCGGCATGTGGTGCTTGGGGCATCGCAGACCGTATATCAGGCGCACAAGAGCCTTTTTGAATCCCAGAGACAGACCATTCTGGTTGTGGATGACGCGATGCGTCCTGTGGGAATGTTCAATGACAAGGACATCAGCGTGCTCATAGAGAAGGGCTGTGATGTTTGGAACACCCTGCTGGGAGAAGTTGCCGGACCCGTGGTGCAGATAGGGGGCGGTGTTCCTCTGGAGCAGGTCTGTGTGCGGTTTATGACCTCTGCGCTGGAGTGCATGGTGGTGACGGGAGAGGACGGCAGGGCGGAAGGACTGTTGTGGCGGGATGCCGTTATGCCGGAGTTGTTCGGGCGCGTCGGGGCCGGTGTTAGCGACTTTCCGCCTTGCGGGTCTGCGGAAGAAGGGCAGAAGGCCTTGCAGGCCGATTTTCTGGAACGGTTGCTGAGTTGTTCGTTCAAAAGTGGCATTGTGGGCACTGACGAATATCTTAACATCATCTATTTTAATTCCGCGGCCCGAAGTTTGCTTGGATGTACTGAAAAGTTGAGTCTGGGAAGTCAGGTGTGGGTGATAACGGAAGCCTGCAATATTTCGCGGGACGAACTGACCAACGCCCTGAACGGAGTGCGTGACGGGGGAGAGCAGACCATCAACTCCTGGCGGATGGAAGGAGGTGTTAAGCACTTCTTGCAATGCCGGGTGAACCGTGTGCCCAGCGCCAAGCATCTTGCAGGATATGTTATTTCTATTCAGGATGTTACATCGCAAAGAAATGCAGAGGCCGCAATACTCAAGCTGGCATATTATGACAGGCTTACCCAGTTGCCGAACCGGTTGCTTTTTGAGGAGCGGTTGCAGCAGGAGGTGCGGCGATGCAGGCGCAGCCGTTCCAAGTTTGCCATCATGATGGTGGACTTGGACGGGTTTAAAAAGGTGAATGACGGATTGGGGCATCTGCTGGGTGATGAACTGCTCCGGCAAGTGGGCGCCCGGCTTGGAGAAAATGTAAGAGATTCCGACACGGTGGCGCGGTTTGGCGGAGACGAGTTTGTCTTTCTGCTGCCGGAGGTGGAGGACTATGCCGCAGCGCTGAGAATTGCCACCAAAGTGCAGCAGGTGGTCTCTGCCCCGTACGACCTGAGCGGGACAGAGGTGACGGTTTTCGGTTCTGTAGGCATTGCCGTGTACCCGGATGATTCTGCCGATACCGAGGCATTGCTGCAACTGGCTGATGAGAGGATGTTTATTAACAAAAGGACGGGGGAGTTGGTCATGGTGCCGCTGCCCGGCTAA
- a CDS encoding GGDEF domain-containing protein translates to MPLSKKALDMIRENRVACVVLVGFPLGWLAVSLTLSGKAAGEGGLPLFLYSYLCVLACLAALAYSQRQIRGMILVDPLTNVYNKRYFFRALDTEFSRSRRVDAPLALIRCSLVNVQWLADELGKSLELVHRLFCETVASTIRETDVFSRVDANAYTLLLSNTDDAGAQALARRLENMIMREYRKMKPSLPDAVAFGTCCTRLCDCRTPIEVYDKAIRAHSLAVASERNRIMSCTDGVAQSRAEQAVQ, encoded by the coding sequence ATGCCGCTTTCGAAGAAAGCTCTGGATATGATCCGCGAGAACAGGGTGGCATGCGTGGTGCTGGTGGGATTTCCCCTTGGCTGGCTGGCTGTTTCCCTTACGCTGTCGGGGAAAGCCGCCGGAGAGGGGGGATTGCCTTTATTTCTGTATTCCTACCTCTGTGTGCTGGCATGCCTTGCCGCGCTGGCATACTCCCAAAGACAAATCAGGGGAATGATCCTCGTCGATCCGCTGACCAACGTGTATAACAAGCGGTATTTTTTCCGCGCGCTGGATACGGAGTTTTCTCGCAGCAGGCGGGTGGACGCCCCGCTTGCCTTGATCCGCTGCTCACTTGTTAACGTGCAGTGGCTGGCGGACGAGCTGGGAAAGAGCCTTGAACTGGTGCATAGATTGTTTTGCGAGACGGTGGCTTCCACCATACGCGAAACGGACGTTTTTTCGCGGGTGGATGCCAATGCCTACACGCTGCTGCTTTCCAACACAGATGATGCGGGTGCGCAGGCTTTGGCCCGCAGGTTGGAAAATATGATCATGCGGGAGTACAGGAAGATGAAGCCGTCGCTGCCGGACGCGGTGGCCTTTGGCACGTGCTGCACCAGGCTCTGCGATTGCAGAACGCCCATAGAAGTGTATGACAAGGCTATCAGGGCGCATTCGCTGGCTGTGGCTTCGGAGCGCAACCGGATTATGAGTTGTACGGACGGGGTGGCGCAAAGCCGCGCGGAACAGGCCGTGCAGTAG